One Molothrus ater isolate BHLD 08-10-18 breed brown headed cowbird chromosome 30, BPBGC_Mater_1.1, whole genome shotgun sequence DNA segment encodes these proteins:
- the LOC118697278 gene encoding keratin, type II cytoskeletal 6A-like produces the protein MSRISFRSSTGGGMRGFSSGSAIVGGGGGGTRSSFSSVSVSRVGGGRAGGGGGFGAGGGFGSRSLYNLGGSKRISYSSVGGGLRSGAGGGYGFGLGYGGGAGAGFGLGGAGGGGGYGLGSGFGLGGPGFGGRGGPGFPVCPPGGIHEVTVNQSLLAPLKLDIDPEIQKVRTQEREQIKTLNNKFASFIDKVRFLEQQNKVLETKWTLLQEQGHTVTRKSLEPIFEAYINNLRRQLDSLVGERGRLDSELRSMQDMVEDFKNKYEDEINRRTGAENEFVVLKKDVDGAYMNKVELQGKADALAEEINFLRALYEAELSQMQQQVSDTSVVLSMDNNRNLDLNSIIAEVKAQYEDIANRSRAEAEAWYQNKYEELQVSAGRHGDDLRNTKIEISEINRMVQRLRNEIDSVKKQCANLQAAIAEAEERGEMALKDAKAKLTELEDALQKAKADLARQLREYQELMNVKLALDIEIATYRKLLEGEESRLAGEGVGAVSVSVVSSSSGMGYGGGSCLGLGGGLGMGSGGGSSSYTMSSSGFGGGSGGFGGSGGFGGGLSYGGGSSFSSGSSRGVSSNTGGSVRIVSKTTTSKKTIR, from the exons ATGAGCCGTATCTCTTTCAGATCATCTACTGGAGGGGGCATGAGGGGCTTTAGCTCAGGCTCTGCTATTGTAGGAGGTGGCGGTGGTGGGACCAGAAGCAGTTTTAGCTCTGTGTCTGTCTCCAGAgttggaggaggaagagctggaggtGGAGGAGGCTTTGGAGCTGGCGGTGGCTTTGGCAGCAGAAGTCTCTATAACTTGGGTGGAAGCAAAAGAATTTCCTACAGCTCGGTCGGTGGAGGTCTACGGAGCGGAGCCGGGGGCGGATACGGCTTCGGTCTTGGCTATGGTGGCGGAGCAGGCGCTGGCTTTGGCTTAGGAGGAGCCGGTGGTGGTGGTGGCTATGGGCTGGGAAGtggatttgggctgggagggcccGGATTTGGTGGCCGAGGTGGCCCCGGGTTCCCTGTTTGCCCGCCTGGTGGCATCCATGAAGTGACTGTCAACCAGAGCCTCCTGGCACCCCTCAAGCTGGATATCGATCCGGAAATCCAGAAGGTGCGAACACAGGAGAGGGAGCAGATCAAGACCCTCAACAACAAATTTGCCTCCTTCATTGACAAG GTGCGCTTTTTGGAGCAGCAGAACAAGGTGCTGGAGACCAAGTGGACCCTCCTCCAAGAGCAGGGTCACACTGTCACCAGGAAGTCCCTGGAGCCCATTTTCGAAGCCTACATCAACAACCTCCGGCGGCAGCTTGACAGCCTGGTGGGAGAGAGGGGCCGGCTGGACTCCGAGCTCCGGAGCATGCAGGACATGGTGGAAGACTTCAAGAACAA ATATGAAGATGAGATCAACCGGCGCACAGGTGCTGAGAACGAGTTCGTGGTCCTCAAGAAG GACGTGGATGGTGCCTACATGAACAAGGTTGAGCTCCAGGGCAAGGCGGATGCGCTGGCAGAGGAAATCAACTTCCTGAGAGCTTTGTATGAGGCG GAGTTGTCCCAGATGCAGCAGCAAGTGTCCGACACCTCCGTGGTTCTGTCCATGGACAACAACCGGAACCTGGACCTCAACAGCATCATCGCCGAGGTCAAGGCGCAATACGAGGACATCGCCAACCGCAGCCGCGCCGAGGCCGAGGCTTGGTACCAGAACAAG taCGAGGAGCTCCAGGTCTCTGCTGGGAGACACGGGGATGACCTGAGGAACACCAAGATTGAGATTTCAGAGATCAACCGGATGGTCCAGAGGCTGCGGAACGAGATCGACAGCGTGAAGAAACAG TGTGCCAACCTCCAAGCAGCCATTGCTGAGGCTGAGGAGCGTGGGGAGATGGCCCTCAAGGACGCCAAGGCCAAGCTGACTGAGCTGGAGGATGCCCTGCAGAAAGCCAAGGCTGACCTGGCCCGGCAGCTCCGGGAGTACCAGGAGCTCATGAACGTCAAGCTGGCCCTGGACATCGAGATTGCAACCTacaggaagctgctggaggGCGAGGAGAGCAG GCTTGCTGGAGAAGGAGTCGGAGCTGTCAGTGTCT CTGTGGTCAGCAGCTCCAGCGGGATGGGCTACGGCGGCGGGAGCTGCCTGGGCCTGGGCGGGGGGCTCGGCATGGGCAGCGgcggtggcagcagcagctacaCCATGAGCAGCAGCGGCTTTGGAGGCGGCAGCGGCGGCTTCGGAGGCAGCGGAGGCTTCGGCGGGGGGCTCAGCTATGGCGGaggcagctccttcagctctgggagcagccgTGGCGTCAGCTCCAACACGGGAGGCAGTGTCAGGATCGTTTCCAAGACCACCACCAGCAAAAAGACCATCAGATAA
- the LOC118697277 gene encoding keratin, type II cytoskeletal 4-like: protein MSRQCYTSGSILGRRGFSSASAVCGLGRANSSSASVCQPVGRRCGIGGFSSRSVCDLGRGQRISFGGSCRSGVYGGAGVGRCGVAYGGSRFGTVVGFGNCASFGGLGSYRGLGDGVAMGSYGGGISIGLGGGRSEGIRGVSIHPELLKPLCVGVDPEECQVRTHEKEQIKNLNNQFACFIDKVRLLEQQNKVLTTKWELLQQYVLPASRRNLEPVFENFICNLRKQLECVMGERERLENEERCLRDLVQEFKCKYEDEINKRTAAENEFVVLKKDVDCLYLTKEELEVRVGLLRQQLEFLKCIYAEERAQLDCQLCDTSVIVQMDNSRDLDMEGIIKSVECCYEEIAQKSKAEVEAFYQTRLEELHSSRGKFCDDLKNNQSEIAELNRMIQKLQCESDNVKKQISALQTAICDAEQRGDCALKDARQKLVDLQTALQQAKDKMACLLRDYQELLNVKLALDIEIATYRTLLEGEESRICTGNPVSVAVVSGGGTVGECRSLSGIGGKCTVKSGGAGAGLGMVSSFGNAGFSTRSVDCVPKVGAGFGARSAVSCVGREVLTGVDGVQCAAGMGNLGNLGNLGNLGSVVCAGVEQCGPGPVLIPGAPGVCGNRFSTAVRVVRTTR, encoded by the exons ATGAGCCGACAGTGCTACACCtctggctccatcctgggaaGACGAGGCTTTTCCTCGGCATCCGCCGTCTGCGGCCTGGGCAGGGCCAACAGCAGCTCGGCCTCCGTGTGCCAGCCCGTGGGACGGAGGTGTGGGATCGGTGGCTTCAGCAGCCGCAGCGTCTGTGACCTGGGCCGAGGGCAGAGGATTTCCTTCGGTGGCAGCTGCCGCAGCGGCGTCTACGGCGGTGCTGGCGTCGGGCGCTGCGGCGTTGCGTACGGCGGGAGCCGCTTTGGCACCGTCGTGGGCTTTGGGAACTGTGCGAGCTTCGGGGGCCTGGGCAGCTACAGAGGCCTGGGGGATGGCGTGGCCATGGGGAGCTACGGCGGCGGCATCAGCATCGGCCTCGGCGGAGGGAGGTCCGAGGGGATTCGCGGCGTCAGCATCCACCCGGAGCTCCTCAAGCCCCTGTGCGTGGGCGTGGACCCCGAGGAGTGCCAAGTGCGGACCCACGAGAAGGAGCAGATCAAGAACCTCAACAACCAGTTTGCCTGTTTCATCGACAAG GTgcggctgctggagcagcagaacaagGTGCTGACCACcaagtgggagctgctgcagcagtatGTGCTCCCAGCATCCCGGAGAAACTTGGAGCCTGTGTTTGAGAACTTCATCTGCAAcctgaggaagcagctggagTGTGTGATGGGGGAGCGAGAGAGGCTGGAGAACGAGGAGCGGTGCCTGCGGGACCTGGTTCAGGAGTTCAAGTGCAA gtACGAAGATGAGATCAACAAGCGCACGGCAGCGGAGAACGAGTTCGTGGTGCTCAAGAAG GATGTGGATTGTCTCTACCTGAccaaggaggagctggaggtgagggTGGGTCTCCTGAGACAGCAGCTGGAGTTCCTGAAGTGCATCTATGCTGAG GAGAGGGCTCAGCTGGACTGTCAGCTGTGTGACACCTCTGTCATCGTGCAAATGGACAACAGCCGGGACCTGGACATGGAGGGCATCATCAAAAGCGTGGAGTGCTGCTATGAGGAGATTGCCCAGAAGAGCAAGGCCGAGGTGGAGGCTTTCTACCAAACCAGG CTGGAGGAACTCCACAGCAGCCGGGGCAAGTTCTGTGATGACCTGAAGAACAACCAGAGTGAGATTGCTGAGCTCAACAGGATGATCCAGAAGCTGCAGTGTGAGTCGGACAATGTGAAGAAACAG atctcagccctgcagacagccaTCTGTGATGCCGAGCAACGAGGAGACTGCGCCCTCAAGGACGCCCGGCAGAAGCTGGTTGACCTGCAGACAGCTCTCCAGCAGGCCAAGGACAAGATGGCCTGTCTGCTCAGGGACTACCAGGAGCTGCTCAATGTCAAGCTGGCTCTGGATATTGAGATTGCCACATACAGGACGCTGCTGGAGGGAGAAGAGAGCAG GATATGCACCGGCAACCCTGTGAGCGTAG CCGTGGTCAGCGGCGGGGGCACGGTCGGGGAGTGCCGATCCCTGTCTGGAATCGGAGGCAAATGCACCGTGAAGAGCGGAGGGGCCGGCGCGGGGCTGGGCATGGTCTCGTCCTTCGGCAACGCCGGGTTCAGCACCCGGAGCGTGGATTGTGTCCCCAAGGTCGGGGCGGGATTCGGGGCCAGGAGCGCGGTCAGCTGCGTGGGGAGGGAGGTGCTCACCGGGGTGGACGGGGTCCAGTGCGCCGCCGGGATGGGCAACCTGGGCAACCTGGGCAACCTGGGCAACCTGGGCAGCGTGGTGTGCGCGGGCGTGGAGCAGTGCGGGCCCGGGCCCGTGCTGATCCCCGGGGCCCCGGGGGTCTGCGGGAACAGGTTCAGCACAGCCGTGCGCGTCGTCAGGACGACCCGGTAG
- the LOC118697237 gene encoding keratin, type II cytoskeletal cochleal-like has product MQPSPDPWGIKGAPWFPFLRELQSLSGCVGPFSAATMNRALSMRAGGGGRSYSAASAIIPSSNRAGFSSVSVARGGGGGGGGGFGRLIGGGGGGSSGGGAGFGSRSLYNLGGSKRISIGVGSSFRAAFGSGAAGGSGLGGGFGSGGAGGGLGLGLGGGGGGFGGGGAGGGLGLGLGGGGGGLGFGGGAGGLGYGGGHGGGGGFGFGGLGGLGGFPAGLGGGRSPSGFSGSPPGVGTIQEVTVNQSLLAPLNLEIDPNIQQVRKDEKEQIKTLNNKFASFIDKVRFLEQQNKVLETKWTLLQEQGQKNNSGKSNLDPLFEAYINNLRRQLANLLNERGRMDGELKNMQDLVEDFKNKYEEEINRRTAAENEFVVLKKDVDAAYMNKVELEAKVDALSDELNFLRALYEAELAQLSAQVSDTAVILSMDNNRDLDLSSIIAEVKAQYEDIANRSRAEAEAWYQTKFEELQATAGKHGDDLRNTKGEISELNRLIQRIRSEIENTRNQCATLQTAIGDSEERGEMALKDAKAKMIDLEDALQKAKADMARQLREYQELMNVKLALDIEIATYRKLLEGEESRLSGEGLNPISYSVISSSSGISGGAGLGGGFGGLSLSGGGGGSGFGLGGGGGSSFGLGGGVGNGFGLGGGSGSSFGLGAGGGGGGGGGGGSYSFGSGGGLGLGAGGGLGGGFGGGSGLGTAGSYSHAGGGSSALSTSGGNFSSGSAKGTNPGVKIVSKTSSSKKSIKSQSLKNATEPE; this is encoded by the exons ATGCAGCCAAGCCCAGATCCCTGGGGGATAAAAGGGGCACCCTGGTTCCCTTtcctcagagagctgcagagtcTCTCTGGCTGTGTGGGGCCCTTCTCTGCTGCCACGATGAACCGGGCACTCAGCAtgagggcaggagggggaggCCGATCCTACAGCGCTGCCTCGGCCATAATTCCCAGCAGCAACAGGGCTGGCTTTAGCTCTGTGTCTGTGgcacgaggaggaggaggaggaggaggaggaggctttGGGAGGCTCATTGGAGGAGGTGGTGGCGGCAGTTCTGGAGGTGGTGCAGGTTttggcagcaggagcctctACAACCTTGGTGGCAGCAAGAGGATTTCCATCGGGGTTGGAAGCAGCTTCCGAGCTGCTTTTGGaagtggagctgctggtggctctggcCTGGGAGGTGGGTTTGGTAGTGGTGGAGCTGGTGGTGGCCTTGGGCTGGGGCTTGGTGGTGGAGGAGGTGGGTTTGGTGGTGGTGGAGCTGGTGGTGGCCTTGGGCTGGGGCTTGGTGGTGGAGGTGGTGGGCTTGGCTTTGGTGGAGGTGCTGGTGGGCTTGGCTATGGTGGTGGTCACGGAGGTGGTGGAGGGTTTGGCTTTGGTGGACTGGGGGGGCTGGGAGgattccctgcagggctgggaggtggcaggagCCCCTCAGGATTTTCTGGGAGCCCACCTGGAGTGGGTACAATCCAAGAAGTGACAGTAAACCAGAGCCTCCTGGCACCGCTGAACCTGGAGATAGATCCAAACATCCAACAGGTGCGGAAAGATGAGAAGGAGCAGATCAAGACTCTCAACAACAAATTTGCTTCTTTCATTGACAAG GTTCgcttcctggagcagcagaacaagGTGCTGGAGACAAAATGGAcccttctgcaggagcagggccaaAAAAACAATTCTGGCAAGAGCAACCTGGACCCGCTGTTCGAGGCCTACATCAACAACCTGCGACGGCAGCTGGCCAACCTGCTCAATGAGCGGGGACGCATGGATGGGGAGCTGAAGAACATGCAGGACCTCGTGGAGGACTTCAAAAACAA ATATGAAGAGGAAATCAACCGGCGCACGGCAGCAGAGAACGAATTTGTGGTGCTCAAGAAG GATGTGGATGCTGCTTACATGAACAAGGTGGAGCTGGAGGCCAAGGTGGATGCCCTGAGTGATGAACTCAACTTCCTTCGAGCCCTCTACGAGGCG gagctggCCCAGCTCAGCGCCCAAGTGTCTGACACTGCTGTCATCCTGTCCATGGACAACAACCGGGACCTGGACCTGAGCAGCATCATTGCCGAAGTCAAAGCTCAGTACGAGGACATCGCCAACCGGAGCCGCGCCGAGGCCGAGGCTTGGTACCAAACCAAG tttgaggagctgcaggccaCGGCTGGGAAACACGGTGATGACCTGCGCAACACGAAGGGTGAAATCTCAGAGCTCAACCGGCTCATCCAGAGGATCCGCTCCGAGATAGAGAACACGAGGAACCAG TGTGCCACCCTGCAGACGGCCATCGGAGACTCAGAGGAGCGTGGGGAGATGGCCCTCAAGGACGCCAAGGCAAAGATGATTGACCTGGAAGACGCCCTGCAGAAAGCCAAGGCTGACATGGCCCGGCAGCTCCGGGAGTACCAGGAGCTCATGAACGTCAagctggccctggacattgAAATCGCGACCTACAGGAAGTTGCTGGAGGGCGAGGAGAGCAG GCTCAGTGGGGAGGGACTGAACCCCATCAGCTACT CAGTCATCAGCTCCAGCTCCGGCATTTCTGGTGGAGCTGGCTTAGGAGGAGGATTTGGTGGACTGAGCCTGAGTGGAGGAGGCGGTGGAAGTGGTTTTGGCCTTGGAGGAGGTGGTGGAAGCAGCTTTGGTCTTGGAGGAGGTGTTGGAAATGGTTTTGGCCTTGGAGGAGGCAGCGGGAGCAGTTTCGGTCTCGGAGCtggcggaggaggaggaggaggaggaggaggaggaagctaCAGCTTTGGAAGTGGAGGAGGACTCGGACTTGGGGCTGGAGGTGGTCTTGGAGGTGGATTTGGAGGAGGGAGTggtctgggcactgctggcagctaCAGCCAtgctgggggtggcagcagcGCCCTGAGCACCAGTGGAGGGAATTTCAGCTCTGGAAGTGCAAAAGGCACCAACCCAGGTGTGAAAATCGTCTCCAAAACCTCCTCCAGCAAAAAGAGCATAAAAAGCCAAAGCCTGAAGAATGCCACAGAGCCTGAGTAA